From a single Geoanaerobacter pelophilus genomic region:
- a CDS encoding response regulator, protein MIAEQNGSNQPRVLVVDDEIAIRRFLHTILTAEGFTLHEAETGHAGLAAAAAFRPDLILLDLGLPDLDGIEVVKRIREWSPVPIIVLSVRDREDDKVTALDLGADDYLTKPFGTSELLARIRAAIRRSIQQAPDPVFVSGDLQVDLNLRRVSAQGREVQLTPTEYDLLRLLVTHAGKVLTHNQLLKQIWGAAYGEQPHVLRVTISNLRRKIETDASQPRHIITEPGVGYRLRCTN, encoded by the coding sequence GTGATAGCTGAGCAGAACGGTTCCAATCAACCCCGAGTTTTAGTGGTGGATGACGAGATTGCCATCCGCCGTTTTCTGCATACTATCCTCACTGCCGAGGGGTTCACGCTGCACGAAGCGGAAACCGGGCATGCTGGCTTGGCAGCGGCAGCTGCATTTCGTCCGGATCTGATCCTTCTTGACCTGGGTCTGCCAGACCTGGACGGGATCGAGGTTGTCAAACGGATTCGGGAATGGTCTCCAGTGCCGATCATTGTGTTGTCGGTTCGCGACCGCGAAGATGACAAGGTGACGGCTCTCGATTTGGGGGCCGATGATTACCTGACCAAACCGTTCGGCACTTCCGAACTGCTGGCACGCATCCGGGCGGCAATCCGCCGCTCAATTCAGCAAGCTCCTGATCCGGTGTTTGTTTCCGGTGATCTGCAAGTAGACCTGAACCTGCGCAGGGTATCGGCACAAGGGCGAGAAGTGCAGCTGACTCCGACGGAATATGACCTGCTGCGCCTGCTGGTTACCCATGCCGGGAAGGTTTTAACGCACAATCAGCTTTTGAAACAGATCTGGGGGGCGGCTTATGGGGAGCAGCCGCATGTCTTAAGAGTGACGATCAGCAATCTGCGCCGCAAAATCGAGACTGATGCCTCCCAGCCGCGCCATATCATTACAGAACCGGGAGTTGGCTACCGGTTGCGCTGCACTAACTGA
- the nifX gene encoding nitrogen fixation protein NifX, whose product MKVAFTSSTGELIDQHFGQCRSFHIWEITPEQAAPLNTVSAESTAEDEEDRIAARAGAIADCAIVYTMQIGGPAAAKLVAKKIHPMKTNTEVPVAEIVTKLQEVLQGNPPPWLKKALNKDNGSSFLDD is encoded by the coding sequence ATGAAAGTGGCTTTTACCAGCAGTACCGGCGAATTAATCGACCAGCACTTTGGCCAGTGCCGGAGCTTCCATATTTGGGAGATAACCCCGGAGCAGGCAGCGCCGCTCAATACTGTCAGTGCTGAATCAACTGCGGAAGACGAAGAGGACAGGATTGCGGCCCGGGCCGGTGCCATTGCCGACTGTGCCATTGTCTACACCATGCAGATCGGTGGCCCGGCAGCAGCCAAGCTGGTAGCGAAAAAGATCCACCCGATGAAAACGAACACGGAAGTGCCGGTGGCTGAAATCGTTACGAAACTGCAGGAGGTGCTGCAGGGCAATCCTCCTCCCTGGCTTAAAAAGGCGCTCAACAAGGATAACGGTTCATCATTTCTCGACGATTAA
- the fdxB gene encoding ferredoxin III, nif-specific, whose translation MAYITGLRRNKTEYTPQFIQGIDEETCIGCGRCFKVCVHDVLAYEELDEDDSAKMFMKVANPGNCIGCQACGRTCSKKCFTFEPVVL comes from the coding sequence ATGGCTTACATCACCGGTTTACGCAGAAACAAGACTGAATACACCCCGCAGTTCATCCAGGGGATCGATGAGGAAACCTGCATCGGCTGCGGCCGCTGTTTCAAGGTCTGCGTGCATGACGTGCTGGCCTACGAAGAGCTGGATGAGGACGATTCCGCAAAAATGTTCATGAAGGTAGCCAACCCCGGAAACTGCATCGGCTGCCAGGCGTGCGGCAGGACCTGTTCGAAGAAGTGCTTTACCTTTGAACCGGTAGTTCTTTAG
- a CDS encoding NifB/NifX family molybdenum-iron cluster-binding protein, with the protein MLIAVASKDGRDVNQHFGHAERFLIYDVEGESVKLVDEKKVERYCSYDPDHPLRGHLLRAIADALKGCRAVVCSQIGECPQQEMANLGVDTFVVNGPIKSALTELEKVL; encoded by the coding sequence ATGCTTATCGCTGTTGCCTCGAAAGATGGCCGTGATGTCAACCAGCACTTCGGACATGCCGAACGATTCCTGATTTACGATGTTGAAGGGGAGTCGGTAAAACTGGTTGATGAAAAGAAAGTGGAGCGCTACTGTTCGTATGATCCGGACCACCCACTGCGTGGTCATCTGCTGCGGGCCATTGCCGATGCCCTGAAAGGGTGCCGGGCAGTGGTCTGTTCGCAGATTGGCGAGTGCCCGCAACAGGAGATGGCAAACCTCGGCGTTGACACCTTCGTGGTCAATGGCCCGATAAAGTCAGCGCTCACCGAGTTGGAAAAAGTTTTATAA
- a CDS encoding NAD(+)--dinitrogen-reductase ADP-D-ribosyltransferase: MTGLGFNLCNLPPWVIASRHFNEHPQPLEIQGVRLANRHFFAKLETISSAGERAMIFNDYMSVKYQLHHWQSQTDTARKSLKNSYLRFLRGWMMDANSVEGAVLKGWVESRIGIPPTFHRIRIPGIHAEEYMTYAMDRTKGSARTNAINSQLDLLYEFCQHELALKFPGRLTIPLYRGTYDASEHEVLEQLAKREQIVRLNNLVSFTSDEERAWEFGSTVWEVQVPLAKIFFFSDLLPSSILKGEGEYMVIGGEYRVKRILCTV; the protein is encoded by the coding sequence ATGACCGGCCTAGGTTTCAATCTCTGCAATCTCCCCCCCTGGGTCATCGCCTCCCGTCATTTCAATGAGCATCCCCAACCGCTGGAGATTCAGGGGGTGCGCCTGGCCAATCGCCACTTCTTTGCCAAGCTGGAGACCATCAGCAGCGCTGGTGAACGGGCCATGATCTTTAATGACTATATGTCTGTGAAGTACCAGCTCCATCATTGGCAGAGCCAGACAGATACCGCCCGCAAGAGTCTTAAAAACAGTTATCTCCGCTTTCTGCGTGGTTGGATGATGGATGCCAACTCGGTGGAGGGGGCAGTGCTCAAGGGCTGGGTTGAAAGCCGCATTGGAATCCCTCCCACTTTCCACAGGATTCGCATCCCCGGCATCCATGCCGAAGAGTACATGACCTACGCCATGGATCGCACCAAGGGGAGTGCCCGCACCAATGCCATCAACTCTCAGCTGGACCTGCTCTATGAATTCTGCCAGCACGAGCTGGCCCTGAAGTTTCCAGGGCGGCTTACTATTCCCCTCTATCGCGGCACCTATGACGCCTCCGAGCATGAAGTGCTGGAGCAACTCGCCAAGCGGGAGCAGATTGTACGGCTCAACAACCTGGTGTCCTTTACCTCTGACGAGGAGCGCGCCTGGGAGTTCGGCTCGACTGTCTGGGAGGTGCAGGTGCCTCTTGCCAAGATTTTTTTCTTCAGCGATCTCCTCCCCAGCAGCATCCTGAAAGGTGAGGGGGAGTATATGGTTATCGGCGGCGAATACCGGGTAAAGCGAATCCTTTGTACGGTGTGA
- the draG gene encoding ADP-ribosyl-[dinitrogen reductase] hydrolase codes for MTGDLISRIKGALLGMAIGDALGAPVEFMMPGEIKAKHGVLKEMVGGGWLRLKPGQVTDDTDMSLCIARALSSAGEWDLTAIATQFAAWLKTRPIDVGDTCRRGIRNFMLNGQLESPPNEWDAGNGALMRMVPIAIFTLGDDNRLQRCTIGQAHLTHNHPLSDAACICYGRLLHLAIAGASKIRLRREVSALLSEYPNFTFEPYKGLATGYVVDTFQTVCHFFFRGKGFEDCLVATVNQGGDADTTGAIIGGLAGAYYGIEGIPGRWLKKLDRGVVKELDELALKLCRLSPYSSNDAPAD; via the coding sequence GTGACCGGTGACCTGATCTCCAGGATTAAAGGTGCTCTTCTGGGAATGGCAATTGGCGATGCCCTCGGCGCACCGGTTGAATTCATGATGCCTGGGGAGATAAAGGCCAAACATGGGGTGCTGAAAGAGATGGTCGGTGGCGGCTGGCTCAGGCTGAAACCGGGTCAGGTCACTGACGACACCGACATGTCCCTCTGTATTGCCCGGGCACTTTCCAGTGCAGGAGAGTGGGATCTGACGGCAATCGCCACTCAGTTTGCGGCATGGCTCAAAACCAGACCGATTGATGTCGGCGATACCTGTCGCCGAGGCATCAGAAATTTCATGCTCAATGGGCAACTCGAATCGCCGCCGAATGAATGGGATGCCGGCAACGGCGCTCTGATGCGGATGGTTCCGATAGCGATCTTTACCCTGGGAGACGACAACCGTCTGCAGCGCTGCACAATCGGCCAGGCCCACCTGACCCACAATCACCCGCTTTCCGATGCCGCCTGCATATGTTATGGCAGGCTGCTCCATCTCGCCATTGCCGGGGCATCGAAAATTCGCCTCAGACGGGAAGTAAGCGCTCTGCTCTCAGAGTATCCTAATTTCACCTTCGAGCCCTATAAAGGGCTGGCCACTGGCTACGTCGTTGATACCTTTCAGACGGTATGCCATTTTTTCTTCAGGGGTAAGGGTTTTGAAGACTGCCTCGTGGCCACGGTAAACCAGGGAGGGGACGCCGATACCACCGGAGCGATCATCGGCGGCCTGGCTGGTGCCTACTACGGCATTGAAGGTATCCCGGGCCGCTGGCTCAAAAAGCTCGACCGGGGCGTAGTAAAAGAACTGGATGAACTTGCCTTGAAACTGTGCCGACTCTCCCCATATTCATCCAATGACGCTCCAGCTGATTGA